A single genomic interval of uncultured Pseudodesulfovibrio sp. harbors:
- a CDS encoding peptidylprolyl isomerase: protein MAKATARHILVSDEQTCLDLKKQIQDGADFGEMAKQHSSCPSGQRGGDLGQFGPGAMVPEFDTVVFNEAVGEVHGPVKTQFGYHLLEITSRED from the coding sequence ATGGCAAAAGCAACTGCCCGCCATATTTTGGTTAGTGATGAACAGACCTGTCTGGACCTGAAAAAACAAATTCAGGACGGCGCAGATTTTGGTGAAATGGCAAAGCAGCACTCCAGCTGCCCTTCCGGACAGCGCGGCGGCGATCTGGGTCAGTTCGGCCCCGGTGCCATGGTCCCGGAATTCGACACCGTTGTGTTCAACGAAGCAGTTGGCGAAGTTCATGGCCCGGTAAAGACCCAGTTCGGTTACCACCTGCTGGAAATCACCAGCCGCGAAGACTAA
- a CDS encoding low specificity L-threonine aldolase, whose protein sequence is MKSFASDNNSGAHPAIMEAVVKCNTGHLKSYGDDEISIHTDEVFKEFFGSQARIHYVTTGTAANVLGLRTVTQTYNSVICATQAHINNDECGAPEAFGGIKLVPIPSEDGKLTPGMIAPYLGHIGFVHASQPKVISITQPTELGKLYTLKEIEDIVEFAHDRDLLVHMDGARIANACAALDCSFFDMTTALDIDFISFGGTKNGCLMGEAVVFLNPDIGEGFQYLRKQAMQLVSKMRFVSAQLERYLQDDLWLENARQANAMAKRLADKAGAIDGVTIKGTVDCNALFAHLPPAATEELLEKYYFYVWDEHDQTVRWMTSWATTEEMVDEFVEDIRKAVEAAS, encoded by the coding sequence ATGAAATCATTTGCAAGCGACAACAATTCCGGCGCACACCCGGCCATCATGGAGGCCGTGGTCAAATGCAACACCGGCCACCTCAAGTCCTACGGCGACGATGAAATATCCATCCATACCGATGAAGTCTTCAAGGAGTTCTTCGGCTCGCAGGCACGCATCCATTACGTGACCACCGGCACCGCCGCCAACGTGCTCGGACTGCGTACCGTGACCCAAACCTACAACTCGGTCATCTGCGCCACGCAGGCCCACATCAACAACGACGAATGCGGTGCGCCCGAGGCTTTCGGCGGCATCAAGCTCGTGCCCATCCCGTCCGAAGACGGCAAGCTGACTCCCGGCATGATCGCGCCGTATCTCGGCCATATCGGATTCGTACACGCCAGCCAGCCCAAGGTGATCTCCATCACCCAGCCCACGGAACTCGGCAAACTCTACACCCTCAAGGAGATTGAGGATATCGTGGAATTCGCCCATGACCGGGACCTGCTCGTCCACATGGACGGCGCACGCATCGCCAACGCCTGCGCGGCACTCGACTGCTCGTTTTTCGACATGACCACCGCCCTCGACATCGACTTCATCTCCTTCGGCGGCACCAAGAACGGCTGTCTCATGGGCGAGGCCGTGGTTTTCCTGAACCCGGATATTGGCGAAGGCTTCCAGTACCTTCGCAAACAGGCCATGCAGCTCGTCTCCAAGATGCGCTTCGTCTCCGCACAGCTCGAACGCTATCTTCAGGACGACCTCTGGCTCGAAAACGCCCGTCAGGCCAACGCCATGGCGAAACGTCTCGCTGACAAGGCCGGAGCCATCGACGGCGTGACCATCAAGGGCACCGTGGACTGCAACGCGCTCTTCGCGCATCTCCCGCCTGCGGCCACGGAAGAGCTGCTTGAAAAATATTATTTCTATGTATGGGACGAACACGACCAGACCGTCCGCTGGATGACCTCTTGGGCCACCACCGAAGAGATGGTCGACGAATTCGTGGAGGACATCAGAAAGGCTGTCGAGGCCGCATCATGA
- a CDS encoding GDSL-type esterase/lipase family protein translates to MVICCIGDSLTLGYGDESGLGWPGNITAALHNAGQDVTTYNLGVRKDTTQFIQHRWQTEAALRRLDGQPAKLVFSFGVADIMNAVATEQSLAAALTILTKAKGHRRRPAHRPHPGERPAKERRNHAPLGPAGRHVQADRYPIRPHC, encoded by the coding sequence ATGGTCATCTGCTGCATCGGGGATTCCCTGACTCTCGGCTACGGCGACGAATCCGGCCTCGGCTGGCCCGGAAACATCACAGCCGCCCTGCACAATGCGGGACAGGACGTCACCACATACAACCTCGGCGTCCGCAAGGACACCACCCAGTTCATCCAGCACCGCTGGCAGACCGAAGCCGCCTTGCGTAGGCTGGACGGCCAGCCTGCCAAGCTCGTTTTCAGTTTCGGCGTGGCCGACATCATGAACGCGGTTGCGACCGAGCAGTCGCTTGCCGCCGCCCTGACCATTCTGACCAAGGCAAAGGGACACCGGCGACGTCCTGCTCATCGGCCCCACCCCGGTGAACGACCCGCAAAAGAGCGAAGAAATCACGCTCCTCTCGGACCTGCTGGCCGCCATGTGCAAGCAGATAGATATCCCATACGTCCCCACTGTTGA
- a CDS encoding pyridoxamine 5'-phosphate oxidase family protein, giving the protein MRKGVTDNMETIQDILSKTDVLWLALYDEGGPYSVPVNFAEENGIIYIHSGKRGRKYEALMTGTPVAFSAAKDMEPKHGDSACAFGYRFRSVMGKGTPRALEGEDKSAALSIITVKFAGREMPFNEKALEATAAFAIDVESIHARIKE; this is encoded by the coding sequence ATGCGGAAAGGCGTCACCGACAACATGGAAACGATTCAGGACATTCTGTCCAAGACCGATGTGCTGTGGCTCGCACTCTACGATGAAGGCGGCCCATACAGCGTGCCGGTGAACTTCGCGGAAGAAAACGGCATCATCTACATTCATTCCGGCAAAAGAGGCCGCAAGTACGAGGCACTCATGACCGGCACACCCGTGGCCTTTTCCGCCGCAAAGGACATGGAACCGAAGCACGGCGACAGTGCCTGTGCATTCGGCTACCGCTTCCGCTCGGTCATGGGCAAAGGCACACCGCGCGCCCTTGAAGGCGAGGACAAATCCGCGGCCCTGAGCATCATCACCGTCAAATTCGCGGGCAGGGAAATGCCCTTCAATGAAAAGGCGCTCGAAGCAACGGCGGCATTCGCCATCGACGTCGAATCCATACACGCACGCATCAAGGAGTAA
- a CDS encoding TIGR04283 family arsenosugar biosynthesis glycosyltransferase: MEQKTTAGPRISVIIPVFNETAIINGIVRHVRDVAEGPVEIVVADGGSGYRTLAAVADPAVIRVESLPGRGIQMNAGAKCATGDILLFLHADTLLPQNAFADIRRAVKGGAVGGAFSLSIDSPRLSLGIVSWFANWRTRLERVPYGDQAQFILTETFRDLGGFADVPIMEDVELFQRIRRRGLPISVLRATVNTSPRRWNREGVLRRTLKNWWMRVRYALGASPQELVRQYRPGGSEDEE, translated from the coding sequence ATGGAGCAGAAGACAACCGCCGGTCCCCGAATTTCCGTGATTATACCGGTTTTCAACGAGACGGCCATCATCAATGGCATCGTGCGTCATGTTCGTGACGTGGCCGAAGGACCAGTGGAAATCGTCGTGGCCGACGGCGGGTCGGGGTACAGGACGCTTGCCGCTGTTGCGGACCCGGCTGTCATAAGGGTGGAAAGCCTGCCCGGACGGGGAATACAGATGAACGCGGGGGCGAAGTGCGCCACGGGCGACATCCTGCTGTTCCTTCACGCCGACACCCTGCTGCCGCAGAATGCGTTTGCCGATATCCGGCGTGCCGTGAAAGGCGGTGCCGTGGGTGGTGCGTTCTCCCTGTCCATTGATTCTCCCCGGCTGTCTCTTGGAATAGTGTCGTGGTTCGCCAATTGGCGTACCCGTCTTGAGCGTGTGCCCTACGGCGATCAGGCGCAGTTTATCCTGACCGAAACGTTCCGTGATCTCGGCGGTTTCGCCGATGTGCCGATCATGGAAGATGTGGAATTATTTCAGAGAATTCGTCGACGGGGATTGCCCATATCCGTTTTGCGGGCTACAGTGAACACTTCTCCGCGCCGTTGGAATCGTGAGGGAGTCCTTCGGCGCACCCTGAAAAATTGGTGGATGCGCGTTCGCTACGCGCTGGGCGCATCACCGCAGGAACTGGTCAGACAGTATCGCCCCGGCGGTTCAGAGGACGAGGAATGA
- a CDS encoding TIGR04282 family arsenosugar biosynthesis glycosyltransferase, translated as MSDCILYFVKYPHPGEVKTRLADGCSAELAAEFYRMLARKKLAEIAGTPKADVFVCYFPETMRRETVEWLGASHKYISQKGADLGRRMENAFREVFFMGYDRVVLVGSDIPGLTPEILRAGLDSLHSGAACIGPAGDGGYYLVGFHRHSFVPEVFHDMQWSREEVGQRTVNRFAALDVECTRLEPLDDIDTIEDLEEMVALGERGPLKGEVLELARRLTVV; from the coding sequence ATGAGCGACTGTATCCTGTATTTCGTGAAATACCCGCATCCCGGAGAGGTCAAGACGCGTCTTGCCGATGGGTGTTCGGCTGAACTGGCCGCGGAATTCTATCGCATGCTTGCCCGGAAGAAGCTTGCTGAAATAGCCGGGACCCCGAAGGCGGACGTATTCGTTTGCTATTTCCCGGAAACAATGCGTCGTGAAACGGTTGAATGGCTCGGCGCTTCCCACAAGTATATTTCACAGAAAGGGGCCGACTTGGGACGCCGTATGGAGAATGCCTTTCGAGAGGTTTTTTTCATGGGATATGACCGGGTGGTGCTGGTGGGCAGCGATATCCCCGGCCTGACGCCGGAAATTTTGCGGGCCGGACTGGATTCATTGCATTCCGGGGCGGCGTGCATTGGTCCGGCAGGGGACGGCGGGTATTATCTCGTCGGATTTCACCGTCACAGCTTTGTGCCGGAGGTGTTTCACGACATGCAGTGGAGCCGGGAGGAAGTCGGGCAGCGGACGGTCAACCGTTTTGCCGCCCTGGATGTCGAATGTACGCGCCTTGAACCGCTGGATGACATTGACACGATAGAGGATCTTGAGGAAATGGTTGCGCTGGGAGAGAGGGGGCCGCTCAAGGGAGAGGTGCTTGAACTCGCCAGAAGACTGACCGTGGTATAA
- a CDS encoding PH domain-containing protein → MGLLDKVLGNASEVNVEDIQTEFTPILADGESVVMAYQVVRDMFVFTNRRLVLVDKQGMTGKKVDYHSLPYKSITHFAVETSGHFDMDAELKIWVSGMREPMVKELRKGADVVGVQKTLAQYVLK, encoded by the coding sequence ATGGGACTGCTTGATAAAGTGCTTGGGAACGCATCCGAAGTGAATGTAGAGGATATTCAAACCGAGTTTACGCCCATTCTGGCGGACGGCGAAAGCGTGGTCATGGCCTATCAGGTGGTACGCGATATGTTCGTGTTCACCAACAGGCGGCTGGTTCTGGTGGACAAGCAGGGGATGACCGGCAAAAAGGTCGATTATCATTCGCTGCCGTACAAATCCATCACTCACTTTGCTGTGGAAACGTCCGGCCATTTCGACATGGATGCGGAACTCAAGATCTGGGTGTCCGGCATGCGTGAACCCATGGTCAAGGAACTCAGGAAGGGAGCTGATGTGGTCGGTGTCCAGAAGACGCTTGCCCAGTACGTATTGAAGTAA